Part of the Nicotiana sylvestris chromosome 5, ASM39365v2, whole genome shotgun sequence genome is shown below.
GTTTAAATCCCtatagtcaacacaaactctaattttcccatccttctttggattcGGCACAATATTTTCTAACCATGTAGTATATCGGACGACCCTGATCACATTTACACTTAGTTGCTtcgtgatttcttctttaatattATCACTCATGTCTGTCTTAAAATTCCTTTCTTTTTGCTGGATTGGTGGAAAATTAGGATATGCGGGAAGCTTATAAACCATTAAATCGGCactcaaacccggcatgtcatcatacgaccaagcaaaTACATCTATGTACTCTAACAAAACTTGAATTATGGCATCTCTCGTCTTTTGTTCAGTATGAATTCTTATTTTTGTTTCTCTGGTTTCTTCAGGATTATCCAGGTTAATTGCCTCAGTTTCATTTAAGTTAGGCTTAGACTTATTCTCAAATCGATCCAATTCCCTTTTTATTTCCTTAagagcctcatcttcatcatactCAACtttttgattcattatttcgcgATTAGACAACTTCTTAAGATCTGGGCATGAATTTcgcgtgcatgtcatgttattaaagccAGCATTAACGAAACTAAAAATGGTAAGAAATTATCAAAAATTAGGGAAAGGAAAAGACACAATTCTACTATGAAACTGGAACTTCATTTCTattacgacccggatttcccacccttgggagtcgtgatggagcctactagtgaaagctaggaaaaccgaccatttgaattatttaccttttttccATTTTAGTCCTTTTACCATTAATAAAAACAATTGATAAACAGCGGAAATCTAATAAGCCGAAGACTGAAATGTAATAACTTAAGAAAAAatgccaataccaatccataaaataactacccaagactggtgtcacaattccacagactgtctaggatTACTACAAATAGAAGTCTGAAAGATTTATTACAAACTGTCTCTGAAATATGTAAAGAAACAGACTAAAGGATATAAAGAGACGCTAAGGCCTGTGgatgcctgtaggactacctcagAATCTACGactagactgaaggcagccacccaagctaaggtctgAATGTTGCTGCTtcggaatctgcacatagtgcagagtgtagtatcagcacaaccaaccccatgtgctggtaagtgcctagcctaaccccagcgaagtagtgacgaggctaggaccagactaccaaataaaccagtgcagttatatcatatacaacagaaaataaaagcagaaaggtacaattaaggatgggagggggaacatgcagcgggggaatatcatttaccaacaataattcaggagaaaagcataaagaacaatttaaaattcgTAGCCGAAAGAATAAGGAAACTGTAACAAATCaataaccacttttatcatttactgttgcggcgcgcaacccgatccaaatcataaaaaacactgttgcgacgtgcaacccgatccatatatagtattgttgcggcgtgcaacccgatccaaatataatattgttgtggtgtgcaacccgatcgcAATATAGAATTCGACACCCATCAcaaaagagtcccgacaagggaacaataagggaacaacaatatcccgacaaagGAATCACCAGTaagaagtaaatacgtcccggcaagggaatcagctataaccaaacttgtaccaacatttAACTTTacaaaagaaacctcaactagcaccaatactctaccataagcaatttccacgagaataatcataatccttgcccaacacagagaatcaacaactttgacatttgtagtacttattaagaacacaacgacttcaatttaagactcacgggcatgcttgacaatgACGTATAGATAcgcgtcaccatgcctatacgtcgtactcaacaaataacacatagcaaataggactcgactcctaatctctcaagataaggttagaccaaatgcttacctcgatgccatgaacacaattcaaccctcaactaccgctttacctcttgattccaccaccaattcgctcgtatctagccacaagttacttaactatatcaataaatgctaaatgaatcaattctattgcatgaaaataagtttttcaatgtttcccccaaaaagtcaaaaattgaccccgggcccacaaaCCCGAgcttcgaaccaaaactcgattacccattccccccacGAACCCAATTATATGATTTGTTATGAAATCGGacatcaaatcgaggtccaaattcccaaaatttaaaaaacctaggttctacccaaaacacccaatttcccccatgaaaatcatttattttgagttgaaataatgtgaaaagatgttaaagattgaagaaaacgagttagaaacgacttacaatcgatttggagaagaaattttCTTTGGTAGTTCGCCCAaaagagtttatgttttgagaagatatgaaaaatggctgaaaatgcgtctaagtgttAATTAACTAGTCTCTGATGTCACAATtgtgaccagggttcgcaattgcgaacccttcagaggACTGCAATTTTCACATTTGCAAAGAAAATTATCGCATTTGCAACCACCCCTTATTTctgaggggttcgcatttgcgaggcaggcatcgcatttgcgacccaaatGGTCGCATTTGCAATCAGGCCTGCCCAGGactttgttcgcatttgcgagccaatgcGAAGCCTGTaggcctgcaacataccagcaatttcCTAAGTGCAAATTTCACTTtgtgacctatccaaaactcacctgagccctcggggctcgtaaccaaacatgcacacaaacctaaaaatatcatacggacttgctcgtgcaatcaattccggaaaataacatcaataaccataaatttagcatcaaaatcatgaaatcacttaagaatatcaaaatttccaatttGTCTCAAATAAggtctgattcacgtcatttcaagtccgttttgTACCAAATTTCAAAGACtcaacttaaatcatatataaaacCTGTATCGGGCTCCAAAACCagaatatgggcccgataccatcaaatttcaaacacatttcatttccaaaaattcATAAATATTCGAGAacacaattttctttaaaaattcatttctcgggcttgggacctcggaattcgattccgtgcataagcccaagtcccatattttcctacgaatcctccgggaccgtcaaatcatgggttcgggtccgtttagacaaaatgttgaccgaagtcaacttaaattcattttaaaggcaaaattcatcatttttcaaatattttcacataatggctttccagctacgcgcccggattgtgcacgcaaatcaagagGAGACAAAAGGTGGTTTTAAGGCATCGAaacacaaaatttatttctaaaacgagtgatgacctttcgggtcatcacatcctccacctataaaacaaccgttcgtccgcaaacagacataagaaggaagtacctcagtcggggaaaagatggagataatggctccgcatatccaactcagactcccaggtcgatgcctcagcaggctgacctctccactgaacacgaacagaaggaaatctcttcgatcttaactgacgaacctgccggtctagaatagcttcctgctcttcctcataggacaagtccttgccCAACTGggcagtgctgaaatctaatacgtgggatggatcgccaagATACTTCCAAAGAATGGACACaagaaatactggatgcacggctgataagctcggcgacaacgcaagtctgtaagccacctctcccactcaatcaagaatctcaaacgggccaatgaacctagggctaaacttttcattcttcccaaatctcatcacgcccttcataggcgacacccgaagcaatacctgctccccgaccatgaaagccaaatcacgaaccttacggtcggcataactcgtttgcctggactgagctgtacgaagcctatcctgaataatcctgaccttgtccaaggtatcgtgtactagatccgtacccaacaaccgagcctctcccggctcaaaccattcAACCaacgaccgacactgcctaccatacaaagccttataaggagccatctgaacactcgactagtagttgttgttataggcaaactctgctaaaggcaaaaattgatcccacgagcctcaaaagtcaatgacacaagctcggagcatatcctccaaaatctgaatagtccgctcggactgcccatccatctgaggatgaaacgatgtgctcaactcaacccgtgtgcccaaatCCCGCTGAACTACTCTCTAGAAATGtaaggtaaattgcgtacctcggtccCAAGTGATAgtcacgggcacaccatgaagacgaacaatctcttggatatagatcttagctaacctctcggaagaataggacactaccaccggaatgaaatgtgttgacttggtcagcctatcaacaataacccacactgcatcaaacttcctctgag
Proteins encoded:
- the LOC104244234 gene encoding uncharacterized protein, giving the protein MEKSFVNAGFNNMTCTRNSCPDLKKLSNREIMNQKVEYDEDEALKEIKRELDRFENKSKPNLNETEAINLDNPEETRETKIRIHTEQKTRDAIIQVLLEYIDVFAWSYDDMPGLSADLMVYKLPAYPNFPPIQQKERNFKTDMSDNIKEEITKQLSVNVIRVVRYTTWLENIVPNPKKDGKIRVCVDYRDLNKSSPKDNFPLPNIHILVDNYAKHDI